One Glycine max cultivar Williams 82 chromosome 4, Glycine_max_v4.0, whole genome shotgun sequence DNA segment encodes these proteins:
- the LOC100804884 gene encoding uncharacterized protein isoform X4 has translation MHSLTILFVDHDSVCRSRIGEGAHAKVYEGKYKNQTVAFKIVHKGETTEDIAKREGRFAREVAMLSRVQHKNLVKFIGACKEPVMVIVTELLLGGTLRKYLLSMRPKCLDRHVAIGYALDIARAMECLHSHGIIHRDLKPDNLLLTEDQKTVKLADFGLAREESLTEMMTAETGTYRWMAPELYSTVTLRQGEKKHYNHKVDAYSFAIVLWELLHNKVPFEGMSNLQAAYAAAFKNVRPSAENLPEELAVILTSCWQEDSNARPNFTQIIQMLLNYLYTVAPPEPMTPSRIFNSENTVLPPESPGTSSLMAKRDGTGDTPRAKDEIKPNGFLCCFSQCY, from the exons ATGCATAGTCTCACAATCCTTTTCGTGGATCATGATTCTGTCTGCAGATCAAGG ATTGGAGAGGGAGCTCATGCCAAAGTCTATGAGGGAAA ATATAAAAACCAAACTGTTGCTTTTAAAATTGTACATAAAGGAGAAACGACAGAAGACATTGCCAAGAGAGAAGGGCGCTTTGCGAGGGAGGTGGCGATGTTGTCTAGAGTGCAACATAAGAACTTGGTGAAG TTTATTGGTGCTTGTAAGGAGCCAGTAATGGTGATAGTCACTGAGCTGTTATTAGGAGGAACATTGCGCAAGTATTTGCTTAGCATGCGCCCCAAATGCTTGGATAGACATGTTGCGATTGGTTATGCACTTGATATTGCTCGGGCTATGGAGTGCCTGCATTCTCATGGGATCATCCACCGAGATCTTAAACCTG ATAACTTGCTATTGACTGAAGACCAGAAAACAGTCAAGCTAGCAGATTTTGGTTTAGCAAGAGAAGAGTCATTAACTGAGATGATGACTGCTGAAACAGGAACTTACCGTTGGATGGCTCCAGAG TTGTATAGTACTGTCACACTAAGGCAAGGGGAGAAGAAGCATTACAACCATAAAGTTGATGCTTATAGTTTTGCAATTGTGTTGTGGGAGCTCTTACACAACAAAGTTCCTTTTGAAGGCATGTCAAACCTTCAGGCAGCATATGCTGCAGCCTTTAAG AATGTAAGGCCAAGTGCAGAAAATCTTCCCGAGGAATTGGCTGTAATTCTTACTTCATGCTGGCAAGAGGACTCAAATGCTCGACCCAACTTCACCCAGATAATCCAAATGCTCCTAAATTATCTTTACACTGTCGCACCGCCTGAACCCATGACTCCTTCAAGAATATTCAATTCTGAGAACACAGTCTTGCCACCGGAGTCCCCTGGTACTAGCTCCTTAATGGCAAAACGTGATGGCACAGGTGATACACCAAGAGCAAAGGACGAAATCAAGCCTAACGGCTTTCTTTGCTGCTTTAGTCAGTGTTATTAA
- the LOC100804884 gene encoding uncharacterized protein isoform X3: MILSADQGKKKNKKKKRWNLEIGEGAHAKVYEGKYKNQTVAFKIVHKGETTEDIAKREGRFAREVAMLSRVQHKNLVKFIGACKEPVMVIVTELLLGGTLRKYLLSMRPKCLDRHVAIGYALDIARAMECLHSHGIIHRDLKPDNLLLTEDQKTVKLADFGLAREESLTEMMTAETGTYRWMAPELYSTVTLRQGEKKHYNHKVDAYSFAIVLWELLHNKVPFEGMSNLQAAYAAAFKNVRPSAENLPEELAVILTSCWQEDSNARPNFTQIIQMLLNYLYTVAPPEPMTPSRIFNSENTVLPPESPGTSSLMAKRDGTGDTPRAKDEIKPNGFLCCFSQCY, encoded by the exons ATGATTCTGTCTGCAGATCAAGG taaaaaaaaaaacaaaaaaaaaaagagatggaATCTGGAG ATTGGAGAGGGAGCTCATGCCAAAGTCTATGAGGGAAA ATATAAAAACCAAACTGTTGCTTTTAAAATTGTACATAAAGGAGAAACGACAGAAGACATTGCCAAGAGAGAAGGGCGCTTTGCGAGGGAGGTGGCGATGTTGTCTAGAGTGCAACATAAGAACTTGGTGAAG TTTATTGGTGCTTGTAAGGAGCCAGTAATGGTGATAGTCACTGAGCTGTTATTAGGAGGAACATTGCGCAAGTATTTGCTTAGCATGCGCCCCAAATGCTTGGATAGACATGTTGCGATTGGTTATGCACTTGATATTGCTCGGGCTATGGAGTGCCTGCATTCTCATGGGATCATCCACCGAGATCTTAAACCTG ATAACTTGCTATTGACTGAAGACCAGAAAACAGTCAAGCTAGCAGATTTTGGTTTAGCAAGAGAAGAGTCATTAACTGAGATGATGACTGCTGAAACAGGAACTTACCGTTGGATGGCTCCAGAG TTGTATAGTACTGTCACACTAAGGCAAGGGGAGAAGAAGCATTACAACCATAAAGTTGATGCTTATAGTTTTGCAATTGTGTTGTGGGAGCTCTTACACAACAAAGTTCCTTTTGAAGGCATGTCAAACCTTCAGGCAGCATATGCTGCAGCCTTTAAG AATGTAAGGCCAAGTGCAGAAAATCTTCCCGAGGAATTGGCTGTAATTCTTACTTCATGCTGGCAAGAGGACTCAAATGCTCGACCCAACTTCACCCAGATAATCCAAATGCTCCTAAATTATCTTTACACTGTCGCACCGCCTGAACCCATGACTCCTTCAAGAATATTCAATTCTGAGAACACAGTCTTGCCACCGGAGTCCCCTGGTACTAGCTCCTTAATGGCAAAACGTGATGGCACAGGTGATACACCAAGAGCAAAGGACGAAATCAAGCCTAACGGCTTTCTTTGCTGCTTTAGTCAGTGTTATTAA
- the LOC100804884 gene encoding uncharacterized protein isoform X1 yields MESGGRFYSVDEFRLDPKWLIDPNHLFVGPQIGEGAHAKVYEGKYKNQTVAFKIVHKGETTEDIAKREGRFAREVAMLSRVQHKNLVKFIGACKEPVMVIVTELLLGGTLRKYLLSMRPKCLDRHVAIGYALDIARAMECLHSHGIIHRDLKPDNLLLTEDQKTVKLADFGLAREESLTEMMTAETGTYRWMAPELYSTVTLRQGEKKHYNHKVDAYSFAIVLWELLHNKVPFEGMSNLQAAYAAAFKNVRPSAENLPEELAVILTSCWQEDSNARPNFTQIIQMLLNYLYTVAPPEPMTPSRIFNSENTVLPPESPGTSSLMAKRDGTGDTPRAKDEIKPNGFLCCFSQCY; encoded by the exons atggaATCTGGAGGTAGGTTCTACTCAGTTGACGAGTTCAGATTGGACCCCAAATGGCTGATTGATCCTAACCATCTCTTTGTTGGGCCACAGATTGGAGAGGGAGCTCATGCCAAAGTCTATGAGGGAAA ATATAAAAACCAAACTGTTGCTTTTAAAATTGTACATAAAGGAGAAACGACAGAAGACATTGCCAAGAGAGAAGGGCGCTTTGCGAGGGAGGTGGCGATGTTGTCTAGAGTGCAACATAAGAACTTGGTGAAG TTTATTGGTGCTTGTAAGGAGCCAGTAATGGTGATAGTCACTGAGCTGTTATTAGGAGGAACATTGCGCAAGTATTTGCTTAGCATGCGCCCCAAATGCTTGGATAGACATGTTGCGATTGGTTATGCACTTGATATTGCTCGGGCTATGGAGTGCCTGCATTCTCATGGGATCATCCACCGAGATCTTAAACCTG ATAACTTGCTATTGACTGAAGACCAGAAAACAGTCAAGCTAGCAGATTTTGGTTTAGCAAGAGAAGAGTCATTAACTGAGATGATGACTGCTGAAACAGGAACTTACCGTTGGATGGCTCCAGAG TTGTATAGTACTGTCACACTAAGGCAAGGGGAGAAGAAGCATTACAACCATAAAGTTGATGCTTATAGTTTTGCAATTGTGTTGTGGGAGCTCTTACACAACAAAGTTCCTTTTGAAGGCATGTCAAACCTTCAGGCAGCATATGCTGCAGCCTTTAAG AATGTAAGGCCAAGTGCAGAAAATCTTCCCGAGGAATTGGCTGTAATTCTTACTTCATGCTGGCAAGAGGACTCAAATGCTCGACCCAACTTCACCCAGATAATCCAAATGCTCCTAAATTATCTTTACACTGTCGCACCGCCTGAACCCATGACTCCTTCAAGAATATTCAATTCTGAGAACACAGTCTTGCCACCGGAGTCCCCTGGTACTAGCTCCTTAATGGCAAAACGTGATGGCACAGGTGATACACCAAGAGCAAAGGACGAAATCAAGCCTAACGGCTTTCTTTGCTGCTTTAGTCAGTGTTATTAA
- the LOC100804884 gene encoding uncharacterized protein isoform X2, translating into MESGGRFYSVDEFRLDPKWLIDPNHLFVGPQIGEGAHAKVYEGKYKNQTVAFKIVHKGETTEDIAKREGRFAREVAMLSRVQHKNLVKEPVMVIVTELLLGGTLRKYLLSMRPKCLDRHVAIGYALDIARAMECLHSHGIIHRDLKPDNLLLTEDQKTVKLADFGLAREESLTEMMTAETGTYRWMAPELYSTVTLRQGEKKHYNHKVDAYSFAIVLWELLHNKVPFEGMSNLQAAYAAAFKNVRPSAENLPEELAVILTSCWQEDSNARPNFTQIIQMLLNYLYTVAPPEPMTPSRIFNSENTVLPPESPGTSSLMAKRDGTGDTPRAKDEIKPNGFLCCFSQCY; encoded by the exons atggaATCTGGAGGTAGGTTCTACTCAGTTGACGAGTTCAGATTGGACCCCAAATGGCTGATTGATCCTAACCATCTCTTTGTTGGGCCACAGATTGGAGAGGGAGCTCATGCCAAAGTCTATGAGGGAAA ATATAAAAACCAAACTGTTGCTTTTAAAATTGTACATAAAGGAGAAACGACAGAAGACATTGCCAAGAGAGAAGGGCGCTTTGCGAGGGAGGTGGCGATGTTGTCTAGAGTGCAACATAAGAACTTGGTGAAG GAGCCAGTAATGGTGATAGTCACTGAGCTGTTATTAGGAGGAACATTGCGCAAGTATTTGCTTAGCATGCGCCCCAAATGCTTGGATAGACATGTTGCGATTGGTTATGCACTTGATATTGCTCGGGCTATGGAGTGCCTGCATTCTCATGGGATCATCCACCGAGATCTTAAACCTG ATAACTTGCTATTGACTGAAGACCAGAAAACAGTCAAGCTAGCAGATTTTGGTTTAGCAAGAGAAGAGTCATTAACTGAGATGATGACTGCTGAAACAGGAACTTACCGTTGGATGGCTCCAGAG TTGTATAGTACTGTCACACTAAGGCAAGGGGAGAAGAAGCATTACAACCATAAAGTTGATGCTTATAGTTTTGCAATTGTGTTGTGGGAGCTCTTACACAACAAAGTTCCTTTTGAAGGCATGTCAAACCTTCAGGCAGCATATGCTGCAGCCTTTAAG AATGTAAGGCCAAGTGCAGAAAATCTTCCCGAGGAATTGGCTGTAATTCTTACTTCATGCTGGCAAGAGGACTCAAATGCTCGACCCAACTTCACCCAGATAATCCAAATGCTCCTAAATTATCTTTACACTGTCGCACCGCCTGAACCCATGACTCCTTCAAGAATATTCAATTCTGAGAACACAGTCTTGCCACCGGAGTCCCCTGGTACTAGCTCCTTAATGGCAAAACGTGATGGCACAGGTGATACACCAAGAGCAAAGGACGAAATCAAGCCTAACGGCTTTCTTTGCTGCTTTAGTCAGTGTTATTAA
- the LOC100804884 gene encoding uncharacterized protein isoform X5, whose translation MVIVTELLLGGTLRKYLLSMRPKCLDRHVAIGYALDIARAMECLHSHGIIHRDLKPDNLLLTEDQKTVKLADFGLAREESLTEMMTAETGTYRWMAPELYSTVTLRQGEKKHYNHKVDAYSFAIVLWELLHNKVPFEGMSNLQAAYAAAFKNVRPSAENLPEELAVILTSCWQEDSNARPNFTQIIQMLLNYLYTVAPPEPMTPSRIFNSENTVLPPESPGTSSLMAKRDGTGDTPRAKDEIKPNGFLCCFSQCY comes from the exons ATGGTGATAGTCACTGAGCTGTTATTAGGAGGAACATTGCGCAAGTATTTGCTTAGCATGCGCCCCAAATGCTTGGATAGACATGTTGCGATTGGTTATGCACTTGATATTGCTCGGGCTATGGAGTGCCTGCATTCTCATGGGATCATCCACCGAGATCTTAAACCTG ATAACTTGCTATTGACTGAAGACCAGAAAACAGTCAAGCTAGCAGATTTTGGTTTAGCAAGAGAAGAGTCATTAACTGAGATGATGACTGCTGAAACAGGAACTTACCGTTGGATGGCTCCAGAG TTGTATAGTACTGTCACACTAAGGCAAGGGGAGAAGAAGCATTACAACCATAAAGTTGATGCTTATAGTTTTGCAATTGTGTTGTGGGAGCTCTTACACAACAAAGTTCCTTTTGAAGGCATGTCAAACCTTCAGGCAGCATATGCTGCAGCCTTTAAG AATGTAAGGCCAAGTGCAGAAAATCTTCCCGAGGAATTGGCTGTAATTCTTACTTCATGCTGGCAAGAGGACTCAAATGCTCGACCCAACTTCACCCAGATAATCCAAATGCTCCTAAATTATCTTTACACTGTCGCACCGCCTGAACCCATGACTCCTTCAAGAATATTCAATTCTGAGAACACAGTCTTGCCACCGGAGTCCCCTGGTACTAGCTCCTTAATGGCAAAACGTGATGGCACAGGTGATACACCAAGAGCAAAGGACGAAATCAAGCCTAACGGCTTTCTTTGCTGCTTTAGTCAGTGTTATTAA